In Pomacea canaliculata isolate SZHN2017 linkage group LG12, ASM307304v1, whole genome shotgun sequence, a single genomic region encodes these proteins:
- the LOC112576474 gene encoding uncharacterized protein LOC112576474 isoform X1: protein MNQDCYTHTFDKQKDKWKACVLNHRPLHVLIYEGRTSQTTPPHAKAMTTATARRQRRGSKPPQEVAQTHRADETAFEAGTGGIPRPLPAWSQAAPPSIQMQEAKPAPAPCPAAPAAYNLHPCGLSSEEVPRLQITCEVKKVHRNSWNLQIHLVVTVQPYPTNPIQSQLLYLKDQIHSLCCQAVRES, encoded by the exons ATGAATCAGGActgctacacacatacatttgatAAGCAGAAGGACAAATGGAAAGCCTGTGTTCTAAATCATCGTCCGCTGCATGTTCTGATTTATGAGGGAAGAACAAGTcaaacaacccccccccacGCCAAG gCAATGACAACAGCAACCGCGCGCAGACAGCGCCGGGGGAGCAAGCCTCCGCAAGAGGTGGCGCAAACCCATCGAGCGGATGAAACTGCAT tcGAAGCAGGAACTGGAGGCATCCCCCGCCCCCTGCCCGCGTGGTCGCAAGCTGCCCCGCCCAGCATT caaaTGCAGGAAGCGAAGCCAGCCCCCGCCCCCTGCCCGGCGGCGCCAGCGGCCTACAATCTCCACCCTTGTGGGCTATCCAGTGAGGAAGTGCCAAGGCTACAGATTACTTGCGAAGTGAAAAAAGTGCACAGAAACAGCTGGAACCTCCAAATACACTTGGTGGTGACCGTCCAGCCCTACCCCACGAATCCAATCCA GTCCCAGTTGCTGTACCTTAAGGACCAAATTCACAGCCTGTGCTGTCAGGCAGTGCGTGAATCTTAA
- the LOC112576474 gene encoding uncharacterized protein LOC112576474 isoform X2 — protein sequence MNQDCYTHTFDKQKDKWKACVLNHRPLHVLIYEGRTSQTTPPHAKAMTTATARRQRRGSKPPQEVAQTHRADETAFEAGTGGIPRPLPAWSQAAPPSIQMQEAKPAPAPCPAAPAAYNLHPCGLSSEEVPRLQITCEVKKVHRNSWNLQIHLVVTVQPYPTNPIHQMRFAVADVWEKGPKDVH from the exons ATGAATCAGGActgctacacacatacatttgatAAGCAGAAGGACAAATGGAAAGCCTGTGTTCTAAATCATCGTCCGCTGCATGTTCTGATTTATGAGGGAAGAACAAGTcaaacaacccccccccacGCCAAG gCAATGACAACAGCAACCGCGCGCAGACAGCGCCGGGGGAGCAAGCCTCCGCAAGAGGTGGCGCAAACCCATCGAGCGGATGAAACTGCAT tcGAAGCAGGAACTGGAGGCATCCCCCGCCCCCTGCCCGCGTGGTCGCAAGCTGCCCCGCCCAGCATT caaaTGCAGGAAGCGAAGCCAGCCCCCGCCCCCTGCCCGGCGGCGCCAGCGGCCTACAATCTCCACCCTTGTGGGCTATCCAGTGAGGAAGTGCCAAGGCTACAGATTACTTGCGAAGTGAAAAAAGTGCACAGAAACAGCTGGAACCTCCAAATACACTTGGTGGTGACCGTCCAGCCCTACCCCACGAATCCAATCCA cCAAATGCGGTTCGCGGTCGCGGACGTCTGGGAGAAGGGGCCCAAGGACGTGCATTAG